The following proteins come from a genomic window of Microbacterium lemovicicum:
- a CDS encoding carbohydrate ABC transporter permease: MTATLPRDTALDATATLITGAPVPRRRPRTARSRAASVLWHVFSFVLLALLLYPVLWLLGSSFKPGTEILTNPTPIPQQFTLENFEIAFQGVAGLSLWQLLGNSLTISVLSVVGNVVSCALAAYAFARLKFRGRGILFAFMISTIMLPMHVVLIPQFIIFNELGMVGTFLPLVLPKFLATEAFFVFLMVQFIRGIPRDLDEAALIDGAGPYRTFWSVILPLMRPALITTTIFSFIWSWDDFFPQLIYLNRPESFTLQMGLRLFVDQTSASAFGPMFAMSVLAILPVVIFFAIFQRYLVDGVATSGMKG; this comes from the coding sequence ATGACCGCCACCCTCCCGCGGGACACCGCCCTGGACGCCACGGCGACCCTCATCACGGGCGCGCCGGTGCCGCGGCGCCGTCCGCGCACAGCCCGCTCGCGCGCGGCGTCCGTCCTCTGGCACGTGTTCTCCTTCGTCCTGCTGGCGCTGCTCCTCTATCCGGTGCTGTGGCTGCTGGGGTCCTCGTTCAAGCCAGGCACCGAGATCCTGACCAACCCCACGCCGATCCCGCAGCAGTTCACGCTCGAGAACTTCGAGATCGCCTTCCAGGGCGTCGCGGGCCTGAGCCTGTGGCAGCTGCTGGGCAACTCACTGACGATCTCGGTCCTCAGTGTCGTCGGCAACGTCGTCAGCTGCGCGCTGGCCGCCTACGCCTTCGCGCGCCTGAAGTTCCGGGGCCGCGGCATCCTGTTCGCCTTCATGATCTCGACGATCATGCTGCCCATGCACGTGGTGCTGATCCCGCAGTTCATCATCTTCAACGAGCTCGGGATGGTCGGGACCTTCCTGCCGCTCGTGCTCCCGAAGTTCCTGGCGACCGAGGCGTTCTTCGTCTTCCTGATGGTGCAGTTCATCCGCGGCATCCCGCGTGACCTCGACGAGGCCGCCCTCATCGACGGCGCGGGCCCCTACCGCACCTTCTGGTCGGTGATCCTGCCGCTCATGCGTCCCGCGCTGATCACCACGACGATCTTCTCCTTCATCTGGAGCTGGGACGACTTCTTCCCCCAGCTCATCTACTTGAACCGTCCGGAATCCTTCACCCTGCAGATGGGACTGCGTCTCTTCGTCGACCAGACGAGCGCATCGGCGTTCGGCCCGATGTTCGCGATGAGCGTGCTGGCCATCCTGCCGGTGGTCATCTTCTTCGCCATCTTCCAGCGCTACCTCGTCGACGGCGTCGCGACCTCGGGGATGAAGGGGTGA
- a CDS encoding nucleoside hydrolase produces the protein MIIQDTRRRRVIIDSDVKNEADDQFAVVHALLSPSLDICGIIPAHFGTGRSATSMQDSRAELEHLLRLMDRTGGVRVENGSPSALTADPASAVSDGARLIVEEARRTDAGPLFISFLGPLTDMAAALLLAPDIAATDTTVIWIGGPPYGDREWRGTWPEFNLRNDIRAANVVFASGIRIWQVPANVYRLVSVGYAELRRRVEPHGALGAYLAQAVVDFNTAHHGVPVESRSLGDSPAVALMIDPWCAVFRAQPPVRFTDTGHCVPAESGSAVSVVEEIDVRFLLEDMFAKLAEFGESAAAR, from the coding sequence GTGATCATCCAGGACACGCGCCGGCGCCGCGTGATCATCGACTCCGACGTGAAGAACGAAGCCGACGACCAGTTCGCCGTCGTGCACGCGCTGCTGTCCCCGAGCCTCGACATCTGCGGCATCATCCCCGCCCACTTCGGCACAGGGCGGTCCGCCACGTCCATGCAGGACTCCCGGGCGGAGCTCGAGCATCTGCTGCGGCTCATGGACCGCACCGGCGGCGTCCGGGTGGAGAACGGCTCGCCGTCCGCGCTGACCGCGGATCCGGCATCAGCCGTGAGCGACGGTGCGCGTCTGATCGTCGAGGAGGCGCGGCGGACGGATGCCGGGCCGCTCTTCATCTCCTTCCTCGGACCGCTCACGGACATGGCGGCGGCTCTGCTGCTGGCGCCGGACATCGCCGCGACGGACACGACGGTCATCTGGATCGGCGGTCCGCCCTACGGCGACCGCGAGTGGCGCGGCACGTGGCCCGAATTCAACCTCCGCAACGACATCCGCGCCGCCAACGTGGTGTTCGCGTCGGGCATCCGCATCTGGCAGGTGCCGGCGAACGTCTACCGGCTCGTGAGCGTGGGATACGCGGAGCTGCGTCGCCGGGTGGAGCCGCACGGCGCGCTCGGCGCCTACCTGGCGCAGGCGGTCGTCGACTTCAACACCGCCCACCACGGCGTGCCGGTCGAGTCGCGGTCGCTGGGGGACTCACCCGCCGTCGCGCTGATGATCGATCCGTGGTGCGCGGTGTTCCGTGCTCAGCCGCCGGTGCGCTTCACGGACACGGGTCACTGCGTCCCCGCAGAGTCGGGCTCCGCCGTGTCGGTGGTGGAGGAGATCGACGTGCGCTTCCTGCTGGAGGACATGTTCGCGAAGCTGGCGGAGTTCGGCGAGAGCGCCGCAGCGCGCTGA